From Fundulus heteroclitus isolate FHET01 chromosome 5, MU-UCD_Fhet_4.1, whole genome shotgun sequence, a single genomic window includes:
- the LOC110369046 gene encoding zinc finger BED domain-containing protein 4, translating into MSAVWDYFILHDEKDDEVECKTCHIRVKRGGKAVRHFNTTNMIKHLAKYHHKEHQEFLKKTDDKKKKGPIQLTLAETFGKRDMLPLNSAKAQGITRVIAEEIILDDEPLSLVSKVGFRRTIQHLEPRYSMPSRHYILEKTIPQIHKDVRSYIEKQVETATALSFTTDIWSCAHRPLSLLSLTAHWIGPDLNPKRAVLHAREFRGSHTANAITAAMEHMLLAWKIDKKRVHVVLRDNAANMKKAMDQLGVPSLGCFAHTLQLVVQHGLLAQRAVSDAIANGRKIVTHFKHSPKAYSKLEDVEEELNVEPKRLQQDVKTRWSSTKMMIDSLVHCKRALQAYASDSDSNLPATLTGNQWSLLEKTATVLKPFQEMTAEVSAASATAADVIPSVRVLTRFLESESEEHRGLQTMKATLLDAVHTRFDYMETEPLYAVATMLDPRYKDK; encoded by the coding sequence ATGTCAGCGGTGTGGGATTATTTTATCCTCCACGACGAAAAAGATGATGAGGTGGAGTGTAAAACATGCCACATTAGAGTCAAGCGTGGTGGTAAGGCTGTGAGACATTTTAACACAACAAATATGATCAAACATCTAGCGAAATATCATCATAAAGAACATCAAGAGTTTCTAAAGAAAACCGAcgacaagaaaaagaaaggtcCTATACAACTAACTCTAGCAGAAACATTTGGGAAGCGTGACATGCTGCCACTTAATAGTGCTAAAGCCCAGGGGATAACAAGAGTCATTGCTGAGGAAATAATTCTGGATGACGAGCCATTATCTCTCGTCAGTAAAGTGGGCTTTAGACGCACCATCCAACACCTGGAACCACGATACAGCATGCCCAGTCGTCATTACATCCTCGAGAAAACTATCCCCCAGATTCACAAAGACGTTCGAAGTTACATTGAAAAACAAGTAGAGACTGCAACTGCGCTAAGTTTCACAACCGACATATGGAGCTGTGCTCACCGTCCTTTATCTTTATTAAGTTTAACTGCACACTGGATTGGGCCAGACTTAAACCCCAAAAGAGCGGTTTTACATGCGCGTGAGTTTAGAGGCTCACACACAGCGAATGCCATTACAGCCGCTATGGAACATATGTTACTGGCTTGGAAGATTGATAAAAAGAGGGTCCATGTAGTTTTAAGGGACAATGCGGCCAACATGAAAAAAGCAATGGATCAGCTCGGTGTGCCCAGCCTGGGATGTTTTGCGCACACTTTACAGCTGGTTGTCCAACATGGTTTATTGGCACAGCGAGCTGTAAGCGATGCTATCGCTAACGGGAGAAAAATTGTAACCCACTTCAAGCACTCCCCCAAGGCCTACTCGAAACTCGAGGATGTTGAGGAAGAGTTGAACGTTGAACCGAAGCGTTTGCAACAAGATGTCAAGACCAGATGGAGCAGTACAAAGATGATGATCGACAGCCTAGTGCATTGTAAGCGGGCACTGCAGGCCTATGCATCGGATAGCGACAGCAATCTGCCAGCCACATTAACAGGCAACCAGTGGTCGCTGCTAGAGAAAACGGCGACAGTCCTTAAACCCTTCCAAGAGATGACAGCGGAGGTCAGTGCTGCCTCTGCCACAGCAGCAGATGTCATCCCATCTGTCCGTGTCCTGACACGCTTTCTGGAAAGTGAGAGCGAAGAACACCGAGGGCTTCAAACCATGAAGGCTACCTTACTGGATGCTGTGCACACACGTTTTGACTACATGGAAACTGAACCCCTCTATGCCGTGGCAACAATGCTGGATCCACGCTACAAAGACAAGtaa